The segment GCTTACATAATTTTCTTAGGCATATATAATCACACCATCGAGTGCGATATCGATCCTTCTCTTATACTGAAAACGTTTTTGGAGCACACAACCTTCCAAAGTCACTGCGACCTTGATAAAAGTTTGTAATATTCATGGCATCTTCATAAGGAATTCACATTCGCATCAATTATATAAtccattaattaaaaaaaatggttGACTTGCCATGAATATTACCACGAATTGTTTTTAGATGTTTCGTTCACACTATGacaaatactattattttataagaaatcaGTCATGGATCTTGAAAATTACTCTCGTCAACTAGTTGATGGCAAATTTCAATAAGCATCGGGTCATTTACATTACTGTAGATATAGATTTCTACCTGAAGAGGTTTTTTGAaccaatttttttatgaatattcaaacaaaaaaactgtTATAATATCATGGAAAATTCTCCACtgtattttagagaaaaaaaaaatctccactGTACTTTCATGAATCTTTGAACTTAAAACTCTAGAAGAGTTGCTTAGGCCACGCCGTTTTTGGCTGCGTTGAGTAGTAGTTCCTAAAATCTTCGAGGACAGGTTGAATATGAATGATCATGTCTCCACTACTTAAACTCACACTTCACAATCAATTTTTACGctaaaagaaaatagtttttttttgggaaattcATGTCGATCATACTTTAATTACTGCATTTGATATGACAAgtgtatgatgatgatgattaggGTGATGTAAATGTTAAAAAACTACTTGAACTCCATTTCTTAACTATATGACTCTCTTTCCATTAAGTCAATCTGACGTGGACACATCAAATTGTGTTTACAATGCACATACTTTACCAAAAcctctagagagagagagagagagagagagagagaaagagagagagagagagagcaaataaaaaagaatataaaaaattcaacaaaCTCTAAAGTGACATTTCTTAGTCCTATTAATACTCACTCTATAGAGATCTGTTACTTCATTTTCTCcacctttctcttttttttccctCAGATTCCATTAGCCATCAAAAGTTTCACATACATTCTCTCTGCTCAAAACTCTTTTCTTTCAGTGCTTAAAGAAAAAATAGGgctttcttctcttttattGTTACTTTTTGGCTCAGCAGTGCAGCTTTAATAAACTAAATGGGGAGACATTCTTGCTGTTACAAACAAAAGCTGAGAAAAGGGCTTTGGTCTCCTGATGAAGACGAGAAGCTTCTCAACCACATCACCAATCACGGTCATGGCTGCTGGAGCTCTGTTCCTAAACTTGCCGGTAAAGTTTTCTCCTTAATtcaagtgaaaaaaaaacataacatccTCACAAAAAGCAACCTTTTTTGAGTCTACTATACAGGTTTGCAGAGATGTGGTAAAAGTTGCAGACTGAGATGGATCAATTACTTGAGACCTGATTTAAAGAGAGGAGCTTTCTCTCCAGAAGAAGAGAATCTCATCGTCGAGCTTCATGCAGTCCTTGGAAACAGGTAATAACGCTGTTAAAGAAAGATCATAAAAACAGAGGATAAAGTTTATGTCTTTAGGTTTCCTCTGTTTCAACAGAGGATCATATCTTTGCAATGAATTAAGCCTCCTCTGTTTTTACTctgttctgtcttttttttatcagatGGTCACAGATTGCAGCTAAACTTCCGGGAAGAACCGACAACGAGATCAAGAATCTATGGAACTCAAACataaaaaagaaactgaaacaaAGAGGCATTGATCCAAACACACACAAACCCATCTCTGAAGTTGACAAAGACAAACCAACAACAAGCAGCACCGACCACATGTCTCTTAGTTCCTCCTCTGCAGCTAACCAAGACTTCTACCTCCAAAGGCCATCTGATTTCTCCGACTACTTTGGTCCTCAGAAGCTTGTCTTCAACTCCAACCTCGGACTCTCCGTTGATTCTTCCCTCTGCTCCATGATTCCGGTGCAGTTTATCCCCGGAAACAAGGTTGGTTCTGTTTTTCAGACACCCTCTTGTGTTAAGCCTTCAATTAGTCTTCCTCCGGACAACAGTTCGAGTACTGATCATGCAGCACCTAACTGGGAGTTTCAGACAAACAACACTTCAAGTTTGACCGACAATGGCGGTTTCACATGGTCGGTCCCagattcttctccttctcttgtTAAACCTAATCATAACTTCGAGGAATTGAAATGGTCAGAGTATTTGAACACACCGTGCTTCAATGGGAGCACTGTACATAGTCAAATCTCTCTACCGATCTTCATCAAATCAGAGGCAGATTACTTAGCCAATGTTTCAAGCTTGGCAGATCCTTGGAGCCAAAGCCAGAACGAGAATTTGAACACACCCGAAGCTAGTGACGTGTTCTGCAAGGATCTTCAGAGAATGGCTGTCTCTTTTGGTCAGTCCCtttaggttttatttttttcttaactcTTTAACGGATGTATAGagcaaaaaatatacaatacatACGTACGTACAGTGGATTTTTAAGTGTTCTCATGGGTGTCTTTATTTCTAGTTTAAGTGTGTTTCATACGTCAAatattcttctttcttttgcaaTTTTTTCACTCTCATACTACTGTATATACTTTTCATTTGGTTATAAAGATTATGATATATGGATTGAAGAACAATGATGAACGTAATAAATCAGTTTCTGTCTGTTTCCGTGAACCAGAGTCGTATACTCACATGCATGTCACAACCTTCACCATTTTCAGACCTGTGAGTGATTACAAGACAagaataacataaaattaaagCAAACATGATAAATAATCTAAAGCCTTAAGAAGAAGTAACACTTTTTCgaaagttttttttaagttgCTCTCCGTTTTCTGAattcaatatattattattatcctAAAGTCAATTGAATTACTTTATACCAAAATCTATTGTTTGAAATCCCAATCAgggtttacttttttttttttaaataacctAATGCAATAACTTGACCGGTAAGTAAACAATGTTGAATGTTTGTTTGACATTAAATTTAAAGACgatattagtatatttttaaaataaaaagaaataggTTTGTCAAACACATTAGTCTAATTTCAACATTATACAAATGAGAGGAAAAtcaatatctatcttattaaaatagaaacattctattggacttaacatttattttgtaagtttttaaattaaatacacttttatactttatagttaaacttaaactaaatcactaatgtttctttctttatactaatatccatgtttccaaacaatatacttatttatttatactactatcaatgttttcaaacaatatatttttatactactatcaatgtttccaaacaatacaataattaatattacttattttatatctatcattttttctttaaaattttgtagaaacgtcataatttcataaattgcaaaataataaactttaaatttggattataagttacaaattatgaaactattacaatttaaatcaaattaaattacatatcggtcattcatcagttcaatcggttagtctcgggttttagtaatttttttaatatgaatattttaaaaacctaaattgaattgtcagatccccgggttaaccggtataatcacaatcgggttgaatttaaaaatactgatttaaatgcaaaactattttaaatacactctttaaaaattaccaaaatatttattaagttattagtgaattttttcatcgtaaaatattccgcgttTCTAAAGCgtgggtcaagatctagttctcAGTTAAAAGTCAATCTTATTTACCGTCCAACAGATTAATGGGTTTGAGGAGTTAGATATTATATCATGCATTAGGCAGTCAACCCTTTGCATTATAATAAAGTTTAGTGGAACGCAAAGGACGAGGGTGCATGTGAACCGAATAATTGGTTCTACATTGAACCAATCATTGTTTGAGGATGTGATTAGCTAGCTAGCACAAACATTTGTGGCGGTTTACTAACAATTAATAAACATGTCTATTGTGCCCAAAAGAGATGGAAAAAAACTAAGAATCTCGTGAAATGTTTGCATTCTTTTCTTATATCCTATGATATATTTACCTATAATTTATACAAGATTTTAGTTTtctaacatattaaaataaataacaccTTAAATTGTTGCTATCACAGGtttcattttctgtttttttttgtcaatttttttttatattttaaatatgctAAGGTTACAACTGAAAGCTGCATGCAGAACGTTGAAAATTTGATCCATTCATGAAACTGCATCGGTTGAGAAAAGGATGTAAGTTTGGGATGTTGAGTTACTGCACAAATATAAGTCTTGGAACAGCATGAGGATAAAGAATGTAGGTAGTAGTCATATGAGTATGACTACAAAAAACTTTCGAACGGACGGTAACCGGTAACCGGCTTCTTTCATATGACTACAAATAACAGTCTGATAACCAGTTTCTTTAAATGAGCGAAGAATCAGACGGTAACCTCTGTCACAGCTGATTACAACAACTACACTACCCCGAGGGGGCTGGTGTGAATTTTTCCGTTTAATAATGCTGCTATAGATCCTGTGCTGGTTGCAGATATCTACCTCCAAATCCACAGGTACAAATCGTATCCCAGTAGCGACTAGCGAGATACCTATCGCTCAGCTCCTGATTAACACATCGTCTTTCTCCAACTGCTTCAACGTCTAGAGCTGAACCGCAGTACCCTAAATTATTCACAGCCGCTTTTATGGCCCGAGAGAGCATCGTAGCCGCTTGGAAACGACACAACTCTGTATATCCCACCATACAAATATTTACGATTCACACGATTCTTCTGTTGCTCCTCAATCCTGATCCATTGCTTGCGAATTACTGTAGTATTATTATTCTGAATAGATTTTCTATTATTGAAACATATATGTTCACCATTATATTATACACAACTTTAAtcctaaaagaaagaaaatctaTAATTTAAATGGAAACTATCTTATATTATGCTATTGGTTCTTAGTTCTTACCGCAATAGGGTCGGTTAGTTACATGATCGAAAACTACCGACCACCTATAATTATAAACCTGTCAGATGAGAATTTTTTGTATTTACACCTAGAAATTTTTGTTATCTTAACGAACGGGCCGGAAATAGGCTTAAAATGACGCTTTGTTCTCGAGACTGTAAACGGGTTGTTACGTTCTAAACAATTTGATGTCCACCAACGTTGTCTTAAAAGCCCGAACTCGAATCATGCATATAGACTAAGGGGattattggtttaagaatttttaaggaattataaaaatttaaaaatccatggttattggtttatggattttaaaaatctttccaaaatccactgttattggtTTAAAGACTTTTAAATTCCATTCAAATCTTTTGTTATTCAGaaagtttagtttttattgattttgctattctattaaattctatGGTTATTGGGAGTtgaattctttatatatttatccatAAGCTAGACTTTGAAAATACCATATCTACTCATAAGATTTCTGAAATCTgtatactaataaaaatatttccttacagtatgatatatttttcttgtttgacATGTGATTTCCAGAAGATTTCTTTGTCGATTAGTTTCATATTTGGTGTGTTCTAACATAATCTATCGTTTGTAAGAGTGATGtctcaaaaaaacaaaaagtcaaTGAAAACTAGACTGTTAAAAATCTGCCATGTAGTACAAAGATAAAAAATGACTATTTTCATAACAAATCAAAGAA is part of the Raphanus sativus cultivar WK10039 chromosome 5, ASM80110v3, whole genome shotgun sequence genome and harbors:
- the LOC108831070 gene encoding transcription factor MYB61-like, with the protein product MGRHSCCYKQKLRKGLWSPDEDEKLLNHITNHGHGCWSSVPKLAGLQRCGKSCRLRWINYLRPDLKRGAFSPEEENLIVELHAVLGNRWSQIAAKLPGRTDNEIKNLWNSNIKKKLKQRGIDPNTHKPISEVDKDKPTTSSTDHMSLSSSSAANQDFYLQRPSDFSDYFGPQKLVFNSNLGLSVDSSLCSMIPVQFIPGNKVGSVFQTPSCVKPSISLPPDNSSSTDHAAPNWEFQTNNTSSLTDNGGFTWSVPDSSPSLVKPNHNFEELKWSEYLNTPCFNGSTVHSQISLPIFIKSEADYLANVSSLADPWSQSQNENLNTPEASDVFCKDLQRMAVSFGQSL